GTCGTAATAATGAGGGTGCGCGCTTTATATTCTTTTTTACCTGCTTTAATTGTTTTATACTCTTTTCCATCGATTACTTCTTTGATATCTCCGTAAGCATACTCAGCTCCGAATTTTTTCGCATGACCAAACATTTTATTAGAAAGGTCTGGTCCAAGAATGCTTTCATAGCCCGGGTAGTTCTCTACATCTTCCGTGTTGGCCATCTGCCCGCCCGGTATTCCGCGTTCAAGCATTAGAGTATCAAGGTTAGCACGGGAAGTATAAACGGCTGCAGTCATTCCTGCTGGCCCAGCCCCTGCGATAATAACGTCGTAAATACGATCTTCCGTCATCCGTTATCAGCTCCTTGTTTCAGTGTGTGTCCTGATGCCTTCATTCATTTCATGTACATATCATATTAAAACAAATAAAAACCGTCCATTAATGTGCTTATCATCTAAGATAAATAATGAGCGTTTCTTTTCTATAAATCTACAAATTTCGCCATAAAAACAAGCGGTCACTTCCAAAAAAAGATGCCAGCTCATGTGATTATTACTTTTAGATCAATATTCCTTCCACGGGCCCTCTTCTTTACTCAAGGTCGGGAATTGCTGGCAACCTTTTTCCCATAATTCTAAAGCCTTAGAAGGATTGCCTGTATGATAAACCGAAATACTGTACCATTTATAATAAACTCGTCTTCTCGTAACCTGGCGGTCTTTCAAGCTGTGAAAGCGGTCTACAGCTTCTTCGTAAAAGCCTGCTCTTGCCAGCGTCTCAGCGACAGCTAATTTTTGCTGACTGTGCATGGGATACACATTGCGCAGGAGATGAATGTGAAGCAAAGCTTCTTCCCTGTCCCCCTGCATAATTAGGAAGGCAGCGAGGTTTACGTGGCTGTGTATATTTTCAGGTTCATTTTTCAACCATTCTTGTTCAATATCGATAGCTTCCTGCTGCTTCCCGCTCATAAACAGCGCATAAGCGTATTTATGCTTCGCCATCTGAAATTCGGGAAAGAGATGCATCATTTCATCTAATAAGCTTAACGCCTGTTCCCACTCTTCATGTTCAAGGTGATAGAAAGCAGTCTCTTGATAAATCAATAAATCATCTTCATCATCAAAAGCCCACTCATCATCATCCTCTTCT
The Halobacillus halophilus DSM 2266 DNA segment above includes these coding regions:
- a CDS encoding tetratricopeptide repeat protein → MTTSLNSTAAKENTNIIPFLPSGNFYFTHGIQAFQKRRFNVAVKWLKKAIEAAPDEPLYACQLSVVYTEIGSYHAANQLLTEVLARFGKEYVDCYYLMANNYAHLGLLSDAKKYAETYLEQSEDGEFEEASKQLLEMLESVEEEEDDDEWAFDDEDDLLIYQETAFYHLEHEEWEQALSLLDEMMHLFPEFQMAKHKYAYALFMSGKQQEAIDIEQEWLKNEPENIHSHVNLAAFLIMQGDREEALLHIHLLRNVYPMHSQQKLAVAETLARAGFYEEAVDRFHSLKDRQVTRRRVYYKWYSISVYHTGNPSKALELWEKGCQQFPTLSKEEGPWKEY